In Luteolibacter arcticus, the following proteins share a genomic window:
- a CDS encoding glycosyltransferase family 4 protein produces the protein MANPLQPEILIAHPWMGRGGSEATAMWTLHALQDRARVTFTTASPVDWEDLNATYGTRVFPDKVTLLQAPRLPGVNSGTVLAFWQRAWFERFCRTLGEKFDACISAYNPIHFGQRAIQLIGDFSFDEKCRLALYPTATGQAHHRPSFVRQAYLSIGEHLARRHDEPTLAADDLVVANSKWTAARLREHFPLDRAPVLYPPSTPAGPEAADREPFSFVAMNRIAPEKEIEAIIAILDRVRAAGRPATLDLLGGFGDDCYSRRIRQMVAERGEWVRTPGFLGPQEKTALFASRSFGLHACRVEAFGIAVAEMAAAGLIPFVPAEGGSAEIAANESLVYQNPADAAGKILAVLNQPESHEPLRRSLRENVARFAPEHFAVRLVEIVQDFLGRPI, from the coding sequence ATGGCCAACCCCCTCCAGCCTGAAATCCTGATCGCTCATCCGTGGATGGGCCGCGGCGGTTCCGAAGCGACTGCCATGTGGACGCTGCATGCCCTGCAGGATCGCGCACGAGTGACCTTCACCACCGCTTCGCCGGTCGATTGGGAGGACCTGAATGCGACCTACGGCACCCGCGTTTTCCCGGACAAGGTCACCCTGCTCCAAGCGCCGCGGCTGCCCGGCGTGAATTCCGGGACCGTGCTGGCCTTCTGGCAACGGGCGTGGTTCGAGCGCTTCTGCCGCACGCTGGGGGAGAAATTCGACGCCTGTATTAGCGCCTACAACCCGATCCACTTCGGCCAGCGCGCGATCCAGCTCATCGGCGACTTCAGCTTCGACGAGAAATGCCGGCTGGCACTCTACCCGACCGCCACCGGCCAAGCACACCACCGGCCGTCCTTCGTGCGGCAGGCCTACCTCTCCATCGGCGAGCACCTCGCCCGTCGCCACGACGAGCCGACCCTCGCAGCGGACGATCTCGTGGTCGCGAATTCCAAGTGGACCGCCGCCCGCCTCCGCGAGCATTTCCCGCTGGACCGTGCTCCCGTGCTCTATCCGCCGTCCACCCCTGCCGGGCCGGAAGCCGCCGACCGCGAGCCGTTCAGCTTCGTCGCGATGAATCGCATCGCGCCGGAGAAGGAGATCGAAGCGATCATCGCCATTCTCGACCGGGTTCGGGCTGCTGGCCGGCCCGCGACGCTCGATCTGCTAGGCGGGTTCGGCGATGACTGCTACTCACGGCGCATCCGCCAGATGGTCGCCGAACGTGGCGAATGGGTCCGCACACCCGGCTTCCTCGGTCCGCAGGAAAAGACCGCCCTGTTTGCATCGCGTTCGTTCGGCCTCCACGCCTGCCGGGTCGAGGCATTTGGCATCGCGGTCGCCGAAATGGCCGCAGCCGGGTTGATTCCGTTCGTGCCGGCCGAAGGCGGATCCGCGGAGATCGCCGCCAACGAATCGCTCGTTTACCAGAATCCCGCCGATGCCGCCGGGAAGATCCTCGCCGTGCTGAATCAGCCGGAATCCCACGAGCCGCTGCGGCGGTCACTGCGGGAGAACGTCGCGCGCTTCGCGCCTGAACACTTTGCCGTGCGGTTGGTCGAGATCGTGCAGGATTTCCTCGGCCGGCCGATCTAA
- a CDS encoding PIG-L deacetylase family protein, producing MWSKLSQRLTDPLFYRKRWLQLLRPLRPPRAPRPVTLDHLLEAGGPVIAVFAHPDDELFASCLLCELAARGVPFHLICLTRGEGGITGGMSREELGRIREAELRASAAALGATSVEFLDHVDPLGLEHRTFAPDVSPLDLAAKLRGLLEKHRPTLLITHGSGGEYWHPAHLLVRSAVLLASEGKHDILTIHAWQDGHPLPGMLNRDDPADLTIDGSPHRSQRLDAFRAHASQHDYFAGHGGSLEGYVDLSAKEAFQHYGPTSSTRTR from the coding sequence ATGTGGAGCAAGCTTTCCCAGCGCCTCACCGACCCGCTCTTCTACCGCAAGCGCTGGCTCCAGCTCCTGCGCCCCTTGCGGCCACCACGGGCACCGCGGCCGGTGACGCTCGACCATCTGCTGGAAGCCGGGGGACCGGTCATCGCCGTCTTCGCTCATCCGGATGACGAGCTCTTCGCCTCCTGCCTGCTGTGCGAACTCGCTGCACGGGGAGTCCCCTTCCACCTCATCTGCCTGACCCGCGGTGAAGGCGGCATCACCGGCGGGATGAGCCGCGAGGAACTGGGACGGATTCGCGAGGCGGAGTTGCGAGCGTCAGCGGCCGCGCTCGGCGCGACATCCGTCGAGTTTCTCGACCATGTGGATCCGCTCGGCCTGGAGCATCGCACTTTTGCGCCGGACGTTTCGCCACTCGACTTGGCGGCAAAGCTGCGGGGTTTGTTAGAGAAACACCGTCCCACGCTGCTCATCACCCACGGCAGTGGTGGCGAATACTGGCACCCGGCGCACCTGCTCGTCCGGAGCGCGGTCTTGCTCGCATCGGAGGGGAAGCACGACATCCTCACGATCCACGCCTGGCAGGATGGCCATCCCTTGCCCGGCATGTTAAACCGCGACGATCCCGCCGATCTAACTATCGATGGCAGCCCTCACCGCTCGCAACGCCTTGACGCCTTTCGCGCCCATGCCTCGCAGCACGACTATTTCGCCGGCCATGGCGGATCGCTGGAAGGCTACGTTGATCTCAGTGCAAAGGAGGCGTTCCAGCACTACGGACCTACCTCCTCGACCCGCACGCGATAG
- a CDS encoding alpha-amylase family glycosyl hydrolase, whose translation MNPLSRVAGLAGLLTLLCTPELRSEAMLQYFNTGWAEVTRKMPELAEAGYDSLWLPPPTKGSGGLSVGYDCWDRFDLGSKDQRGSVRTRYGTEAELVEMVRVAHRFGIRIYFDNVMNHNAFDVPGYNAFTPIDVYPGFVPEDFHLRRTEDGFYRKWDNTRDWNDAWQVQNLGLADLIDIATEPGTTNFNHGSYEGDTIPKIEFVRQPGNPEYYCYAPSGPGQKHAAGQGNYVGFGAGNGITPASIAANASFYSERVEDFLHRAARWQIDRTKADGFRLDAVKHTPADFFGATYGGDKDSSNYGYSGQIQQQFNLTRGFGDWNNHRNSVFSTEIPRDDAMLFGEHLGQPPAYSSYIDSGMRLVDNDLRSNLNNLLGNPSSGINGYQNAGAGGFTDSVTVMHAQSHDNDYAARRELQHAIYFTRSGMGLVYTDGNYHAETLGESGGAFPRHANTAFLGQWGDARIPNLLKIHRDFARGWQKGREGTGDLITYERIDDREFSEGNQALKERRGVTMLMAINDNYANGVGLTGGTSFPTTAGTGAEDSPDTGDEYLFQYARGYGSQVGFYKYASDLHTTLVPAGSYFAFAPRTPEESDLWKNAGGSPITIYQGADKAGTVEVIRRDGSDGDAAFNPNGLPDADTDDYAYRISVPRVTSASNLRFVVRADGSAENILLRLDGGIDLNGTRPDEGAPGATDDDPFYRDRRPGSSTDTFLGYEQPVFAHRQFAEKFAAKDSSRNQIGSAGAETYAKVVGTPGFTIANGPTGANDFGTDGGNQASFLYHDPEADVGGTPGGGWPGGVAPKQYVEKASTLSLWAKPNGVGGGFKMFFYYTTDGTNPEGAGGGGAGSTRVVEMNFSHNEGGDNWWMSVDIPKPAAGATLKYKVGIYKEGASSVYPSGPLTVDRKKRMMSVFKIDGFNAGTIVHAPHNDYGATETGLAEGFHVLRARPFLKRSGKASLYNTFVQTFYYDASSPEGQVVFPASNGSTVGGSEYGMVVRADNSTTEVWYKIDDADASNNDATTGASNGNGAWVRASEVTPNAAVVPADPDHGREFRFNYVNIPATGSATIQVRLKELSSSADNNLADGAGHFTTLTRTVNAAGPDLRMFIAFPPADGTGIDDSYVLKAYFSKALANGLSEAQLKSRFLVRFGADDAWPTSAQILDSTAISIAYNETADYHALAFALPNLYDGRPEFLHRVEVTHDRPDPSADLIATRRVTSLPSTKPRVTILQPQEFDSNGKLVEIVLPDGPGADSLDSTVRVETDVLTTQVDLAFAIGSGALTAIDADPGTAGIQPVIQGSSAFWDFTWHITAPGSFRLIATATSPGGVNTDSRNAMVIYRQLVAENPNDADDDDDGLSDFDEGTITPLPNGFPTDDPRYKPNPEQWTNGDIHIHHAYGKSHPLMPDSDGDGLPDGLEAGWRTAAVATNIATDTNADGKPNFIGDLDPPFFNTLDNLGSVPGVNSASEGGDRAKRLFGSTTDPGNPDSDGDGLPDGVEDANANGWVDGDGASLATNAAPVTDRNWPNGKIDSGETWLETAPTDADTDDDGLSDGSGEDKDADGFITGDTNHDRTWQAGEIWLETNPLKGDTDGDGLPDGWEVRFGLNPLDSGSATFDGSTANVVNGGSGDPDGDGLSNTQELLAGTDPRVDNSVILEPGEEILIGPVGEDDAIVHGSVTNRQEFTDWKKEDLVVLDEFEGDGSGNQGGDTYLGYDGFDSSRDLVAFYARDGGDTSVGGTGDLYFRADLQDLKPYAEEGNLDLYVVIDTGNQAVGEYSLPDQVDTGTLMRWEAVVAVYGSNNGAVYVDTNPASNSTSTNENLTPRGVVRRDQTTPGGFKKAYFDSKFDAVEFSISRQALLDAGWLGDPGSLNFQVITVRDGTQNSPAGAGDIGGRTDIRDTINDDWLAEDYWREQGYIGQNSELRTWFNYHGPDRGKRSKVMMLLHGNDAILTASEIQAKLNNGAGAGYYRPLDVHEAYGAKLGLHITPTLASAIEWASVDPAANKPWRDGPAFNNRLAELAADGTVEMLGTTFADAPLPYFSQSWVNDNVALSKRTLTAIYGTAPSDKAFWIPERVIDESVLSKAAGAGFTHVFADQFRHILDRFGRQSALLDDGYRINRINGLNTIVINDQASEFRFRNTDGGLDGSLRQLVSRKARNGEQHQLLVLLSGWADFSNKANADAYDANVAWLASRPWIELVGPDQVAQGDVDLSLPPDGSGDTFASLERGTVSFPAKKGPLWIDHSAEGNYDFWWFGSGQEESLRDKVFEIRPGVPVPSIFGVQHFNGTGTGVAKNAWDAVASQPDTPLGRLARGTYHASSYLAGWHNEDNGDLRTYSTGAFIYPDASFDNLAGFAKQAQSQARFAAVYQAVAAWAAAPPVNAEAVMLDVDLDGEAEYLLRNNRVFALFEAIGGRCTAAWARDVGTGAVRQMVGNPLSFSGTETEFEGAANQNPDGSVLARRTSAFKDWWAVGSGGTNQFVNALYTVAPAASGTGWTFISPAGAITKTITLGSASDTLVADYVLGGGYTKLFVRSGLSPDLDSLITGGQEGLATEISLPEVMVATGMSGALSLATMKLTSDVTCQPTATDDDFGNQDAIPMRNQAHVHQVEVESQSTTFTVGLALSTITVDGDLDGLPTSWEAANGLNDTDATGDNGAAGDPDNDGVPNLDEWLVGLNPQLADLSAFPKLGIGKIAGGYRLSFPTLPDRRYQLQVSETLAGWSNSGAPVSTAGAVGPGTLEIDDSTALPKRFYRMVISPVPAP comes from the coding sequence ATGAATCCTCTGTCCCGAGTCGCCGGCCTGGCCGGACTGCTCACCCTTCTTTGCACGCCTGAGCTTCGCTCCGAGGCGATGCTCCAGTATTTCAACACGGGCTGGGCGGAGGTCACCCGGAAGATGCCGGAACTGGCGGAGGCGGGCTACGATTCGCTGTGGCTGCCGCCGCCGACCAAGGGTTCGGGCGGGCTCTCGGTCGGCTACGACTGCTGGGACCGCTTCGATCTCGGGTCGAAGGACCAGCGCGGCAGCGTCCGCACTCGCTATGGGACGGAGGCGGAGCTGGTCGAGATGGTCCGCGTGGCGCACCGCTTCGGGATCCGGATCTACTTTGACAACGTGATGAATCACAACGCGTTCGACGTGCCTGGCTACAATGCCTTCACGCCGATCGACGTGTATCCTGGCTTCGTGCCGGAGGACTTCCACCTGCGCCGGACCGAGGACGGCTTTTACCGGAAGTGGGACAACACCCGCGATTGGAATGACGCGTGGCAGGTCCAGAACCTCGGGCTGGCCGATCTGATCGACATTGCGACCGAGCCCGGCACGACCAATTTCAACCACGGCTCCTACGAGGGCGACACGATCCCGAAGATCGAGTTCGTCCGCCAGCCGGGCAATCCGGAATACTACTGCTACGCCCCTTCCGGGCCGGGCCAGAAGCACGCGGCCGGGCAGGGGAACTACGTCGGCTTTGGCGCGGGCAATGGCATCACGCCGGCGTCGATCGCGGCGAACGCGTCCTTCTACTCGGAGCGGGTGGAAGATTTCCTCCACCGCGCGGCGCGCTGGCAGATCGACCGGACGAAGGCGGACGGCTTCCGGCTGGATGCGGTGAAGCACACGCCGGCGGACTTTTTCGGCGCGACCTACGGCGGCGACAAGGATTCGTCGAACTATGGCTACTCGGGCCAGATCCAGCAGCAGTTCAATCTGACCCGCGGCTTCGGCGACTGGAACAACCACCGCAATAGCGTCTTCAGCACCGAGATCCCGCGCGACGATGCGATGCTCTTCGGCGAGCACCTCGGCCAGCCACCGGCCTACAGCTCGTACATCGACTCCGGCATGCGGCTCGTCGACAACGACCTGCGCTCGAATCTGAACAACCTGTTAGGAAACCCCTCGTCCGGCATCAACGGCTACCAGAATGCAGGTGCCGGCGGCTTTACCGACAGCGTCACGGTGATGCACGCGCAGAGCCACGACAATGACTACGCCGCGCGCCGCGAGCTCCAGCATGCGATCTACTTCACCCGCTCCGGCATGGGCCTCGTCTATACCGACGGGAATTATCATGCGGAGACTCTTGGGGAGAGCGGCGGTGCCTTTCCACGCCATGCCAACACCGCCTTCCTCGGGCAGTGGGGCGATGCGCGCATTCCGAACCTGCTGAAGATTCACCGTGACTTCGCCCGCGGCTGGCAAAAGGGCCGCGAGGGCACGGGCGATCTGATCACCTACGAGCGCATCGACGACCGCGAATTCTCCGAGGGCAACCAGGCGCTAAAGGAGCGCAGGGGCGTGACAATGCTGATGGCGATCAACGACAATTACGCCAATGGCGTCGGCCTCACCGGTGGCACATCGTTTCCCACCACTGCGGGCACCGGTGCCGAGGACAGTCCCGACACCGGCGACGAGTATCTTTTCCAGTACGCCCGCGGCTACGGCAGTCAGGTTGGCTTCTACAAGTATGCCTCGGACCTGCATACCACGCTGGTGCCGGCGGGCAGCTACTTCGCCTTCGCCCCGCGCACGCCGGAGGAGTCGGACCTATGGAAAAACGCCGGTGGTTCGCCGATCACCATCTATCAAGGCGCGGACAAGGCCGGCACGGTGGAAGTCATCCGCCGCGATGGCTCGGATGGCGATGCCGCCTTCAATCCGAACGGACTGCCCGATGCGGATACCGACGACTATGCCTATCGTATTTCCGTCCCGCGGGTGACGAGTGCGAGCAACCTGCGCTTCGTGGTCCGCGCCGATGGCTCGGCTGAAAACATCCTGCTGCGGCTTGATGGAGGCATCGACCTCAATGGCACGCGCCCCGACGAAGGTGCGCCAGGAGCTACTGACGACGATCCATTCTACCGCGACCGCCGCCCGGGTTCATCGACGGATACGTTTCTCGGCTACGAGCAGCCGGTATTTGCCCATCGTCAGTTCGCGGAGAAGTTTGCGGCCAAGGATTCGAGCCGCAATCAGATCGGCTCCGCGGGGGCTGAGACCTACGCGAAAGTCGTCGGCACTCCAGGCTTCACGATCGCGAATGGACCCACGGGTGCGAATGACTTCGGCACCGATGGCGGTAACCAGGCATCCTTCCTTTATCACGACCCCGAAGCGGACGTGGGCGGTACGCCCGGTGGTGGTTGGCCCGGCGGCGTGGCGCCAAAGCAGTATGTGGAGAAGGCGTCCACCCTCTCACTGTGGGCGAAGCCCAATGGCGTCGGTGGTGGCTTCAAGATGTTCTTCTACTACACCACCGATGGCACGAATCCCGAGGGCGCGGGTGGTGGCGGTGCCGGCAGCACGCGGGTGGTGGAAATGAACTTCTCTCACAACGAGGGCGGCGACAACTGGTGGATGAGCGTCGACATCCCGAAGCCCGCCGCGGGAGCGACGCTCAAGTACAAGGTCGGCATCTACAAGGAGGGCGCCTCGAGCGTCTACCCGTCCGGCCCGCTCACGGTGGATCGCAAGAAGCGGATGATGTCGGTCTTCAAGATCGATGGCTTCAATGCCGGCACGATCGTCCACGCGCCGCACAATGACTACGGTGCCACCGAAACCGGTCTGGCCGAAGGCTTCCACGTCCTGCGGGCGCGGCCCTTCCTGAAGCGCAGCGGCAAGGCCTCGCTCTACAATACCTTCGTCCAGACGTTCTACTACGATGCTAGTAGCCCGGAAGGTCAGGTCGTATTTCCAGCTTCCAACGGCAGCACGGTCGGAGGAAGCGAATACGGCATGGTCGTTCGTGCTGACAACTCGACGACCGAGGTCTGGTACAAGATCGACGACGCCGATGCCTCGAACAACGACGCCACCACCGGGGCGTCGAATGGCAACGGTGCCTGGGTGCGCGCCTCGGAGGTCACCCCGAATGCCGCCGTGGTCCCCGCCGATCCCGATCACGGTCGCGAATTCCGCTTCAACTACGTCAACATCCCCGCCACCGGCAGCGCGACGATCCAGGTGCGCTTGAAGGAGCTGAGTTCCTCGGCCGACAACAACCTCGCCGACGGTGCCGGTCATTTCACCACGCTGACCCGTACCGTCAATGCCGCCGGGCCGGACTTGCGGATGTTCATCGCGTTTCCTCCCGCGGATGGCACCGGCATCGATGACAGCTATGTGCTGAAGGCCTACTTCTCGAAAGCTCTCGCCAATGGACTGAGCGAGGCACAGCTCAAGTCGCGCTTCCTCGTTCGCTTCGGTGCCGACGATGCTTGGCCGACCAGCGCTCAGATCCTCGACTCCACGGCGATCTCGATCGCTTATAACGAAACCGCGGACTACCACGCGCTGGCCTTCGCGTTGCCGAATCTCTACGATGGACGGCCGGAATTCCTCCATCGGGTTGAGGTCACGCATGATCGCCCCGATCCCTCCGCCGATCTCATCGCGACCCGCCGTGTGACTTCGTTGCCGAGCACCAAGCCACGGGTGACGATCCTCCAGCCGCAGGAATTCGACAGCAATGGCAAGCTGGTGGAAATCGTGCTGCCCGATGGTCCGGGAGCCGACTCGCTGGATTCCACCGTGCGGGTCGAGACGGACGTCCTCACCACGCAGGTGGATCTCGCGTTCGCCATCGGAAGCGGCGCTCTAACAGCCATCGATGCCGATCCGGGCACGGCGGGCATCCAGCCGGTGATCCAAGGTTCCAGCGCATTCTGGGATTTCACCTGGCATATCACCGCGCCGGGATCGTTCCGCCTCATCGCGACGGCCACCTCGCCCGGTGGCGTGAATACGGACAGCCGCAATGCGATGGTGATCTATCGGCAGCTCGTCGCGGAGAATCCGAATGATGCGGACGACGATGACGACGGGCTTTCCGACTTCGACGAGGGAACCATCACCCCCTTGCCGAATGGTTTCCCGACCGACGACCCACGCTACAAGCCGAATCCCGAGCAGTGGACGAACGGCGATATCCACATCCACCATGCCTACGGGAAATCCCATCCGCTGATGCCTGATAGCGATGGCGATGGTCTGCCGGATGGCCTGGAGGCCGGTTGGCGCACCGCCGCCGTGGCAACGAACATCGCCACCGACACGAATGCCGATGGGAAGCCGAACTTCATCGGCGACCTCGACCCGCCGTTTTTCAATACGCTCGACAATCTCGGCTCGGTGCCCGGCGTGAACAGCGCCAGCGAAGGCGGTGATCGCGCGAAGCGGCTCTTCGGCTCGACCACCGATCCGGGCAATCCGGACAGCGATGGCGACGGCTTGCCGGACGGCGTCGAGGATGCGAACGCGAACGGCTGGGTCGATGGCGACGGCGCATCGCTCGCTACGAACGCTGCTCCGGTCACCGACCGCAACTGGCCGAACGGCAAGATCGACAGCGGCGAGACGTGGCTCGAAACCGCCCCCACTGATGCCGACACCGACGACGACGGGCTTTCCGATGGCTCCGGCGAGGACAAGGACGCCGATGGCTTCATCACCGGTGACACCAATCACGACCGCACATGGCAGGCCGGGGAAATCTGGCTGGAAACGAATCCGCTGAAGGGTGATACCGATGGCGATGGCTTGCCGGATGGTTGGGAAGTGCGCTTCGGCCTGAACCCGCTCGACAGCGGCAGCGCGACCTTCGACGGATCTACGGCAAACGTCGTAAATGGCGGCTCGGGCGATCCCGATGGCGATGGACTTTCCAACACCCAGGAGCTTCTCGCCGGCACGGATCCGCGGGTGGATAACTCGGTGATCCTTGAGCCCGGCGAGGAGATCCTGATCGGCCCCGTCGGTGAGGACGACGCCATCGTTCACGGCAGCGTGACGAACCGCCAGGAGTTCACGGATTGGAAGAAGGAAGACCTCGTGGTGCTGGATGAGTTCGAAGGGGATGGATCCGGCAATCAAGGCGGCGACACCTACCTCGGCTACGATGGCTTCGATAGCTCGCGCGACTTGGTCGCCTTCTATGCCCGCGACGGCGGAGATACCTCGGTCGGTGGCACCGGTGACCTCTATTTCCGCGCCGACTTGCAGGATCTCAAGCCATACGCAGAGGAAGGAAACCTCGATCTCTACGTCGTCATCGACACTGGCAACCAGGCGGTTGGCGAGTACTCGCTGCCGGATCAGGTAGACACCGGCACGCTGATGCGCTGGGAAGCGGTCGTCGCCGTTTACGGATCTAACAACGGCGCGGTGTATGTGGACACGAATCCCGCGAGCAACTCGACGTCCACCAACGAGAACCTCACGCCGAGAGGTGTCGTGCGTCGCGATCAGACTACCCCCGGCGGATTCAAGAAGGCGTATTTCGATAGCAAGTTCGATGCGGTGGAGTTTTCCATCAGTCGCCAGGCTTTGCTTGATGCGGGTTGGCTCGGCGACCCGGGCAGCTTGAATTTCCAAGTCATCACCGTTCGGGATGGCACGCAGAATTCACCTGCCGGGGCAGGCGACATCGGCGGTCGCACCGATATACGCGACACGATCAACGACGACTGGCTCGCCGAGGACTACTGGCGCGAGCAAGGCTACATCGGCCAGAACAGCGAGCTGCGCACATGGTTCAACTACCACGGTCCCGACCGCGGCAAGCGCTCGAAGGTGATGATGCTCCTTCATGGAAACGACGCGATCCTCACCGCCTCTGAAATCCAGGCGAAGCTCAACAATGGTGCTGGCGCAGGTTACTACCGGCCGCTCGACGTCCATGAGGCCTATGGCGCGAAGCTAGGCCTGCACATCACGCCGACGCTCGCCTCGGCGATTGAATGGGCCTCCGTCGATCCCGCGGCGAACAAGCCATGGCGCGATGGACCGGCCTTCAACAACCGCCTCGCTGAACTCGCCGCGGACGGCACGGTGGAAATGCTTGGCACCACCTTCGCCGATGCTCCGCTGCCGTACTTCAGCCAGTCGTGGGTGAATGACAATGTCGCGCTCTCAAAGCGCACGCTGACCGCGATCTACGGCACCGCGCCGTCGGACAAGGCGTTCTGGATTCCGGAGCGCGTGATCGACGAGAGCGTCTTGTCGAAAGCTGCAGGTGCCGGATTCACCCACGTCTTCGCCGACCAGTTCCGCCACATCCTCGACCGCTTCGGCCGCCAGAGCGCCTTGCTCGATGATGGCTATCGCATCAACCGGATCAACGGGCTGAACACCATCGTCATCAACGACCAAGCGTCGGAGTTCCGCTTCCGCAACACCGACGGCGGGCTCGATGGCAGCCTTCGCCAGCTTGTCTCCCGCAAGGCGCGCAACGGCGAGCAGCACCAGCTTCTCGTCCTCCTCAGTGGCTGGGCGGATTTTTCTAACAAGGCGAATGCCGATGCCTACGATGCGAACGTCGCGTGGCTCGCCAGCCGGCCGTGGATCGAACTCGTGGGCCCTGACCAAGTGGCGCAGGGTGATGTCGATCTCTCGCTGCCTCCGGATGGCAGCGGCGACACCTTTGCCTCGCTGGAACGCGGCACCGTTTCCTTCCCGGCGAAAAAGGGTCCGCTGTGGATCGATCACAGCGCCGAGGGCAACTACGACTTCTGGTGGTTCGGCAGCGGCCAGGAGGAAAGCCTGCGCGACAAGGTCTTTGAGATCCGTCCCGGCGTGCCGGTGCCGTCGATCTTCGGCGTGCAGCATTTCAATGGCACCGGCACCGGCGTCGCGAAGAATGCATGGGACGCCGTGGCCTCGCAGCCCGACACGCCTCTCGGTCGTCTGGCGCGCGGCACCTATCACGCATCGAGCTACCTCGCCGGCTGGCACAATGAGGACAACGGCGACCTAAGGACTTACTCGACGGGTGCCTTCATCTATCCCGACGCGAGTTTCGACAATCTCGCCGGCTTCGCGAAGCAGGCCCAGTCACAGGCCCGCTTCGCCGCCGTCTATCAGGCAGTCGCAGCTTGGGCTGCCGCGCCGCCGGTGAATGCCGAGGCGGTGATGCTGGATGTCGATCTGGATGGAGAGGCCGAATACCTGCTGCGAAATAACCGCGTGTTCGCGCTCTTTGAAGCCATTGGTGGTCGTTGCACGGCCGCGTGGGCACGCGATGTGGGCACGGGTGCAGTCCGGCAGATGGTCGGCAATCCTCTTTCGTTCTCCGGCACCGAAACGGAGTTCGAAGGTGCCGCGAACCAGAACCCGGACGGCAGCGTGCTCGCCCGGCGCACCTCGGCTTTCAAGGATTGGTGGGCGGTCGGAAGTGGTGGCACGAACCAGTTCGTCAACGCGCTCTACACCGTGGCCCCGGCAGCTTCCGGCACCGGCTGGACCTTCATTTCGCCTGCCGGCGCGATCACGAAGACGATCACGCTCGGAAGTGCCAGCGACACGCTCGTCGCCGACTACGTGCTCGGCGGTGGCTATACCAAGCTGTTCGTTCGCTCCGGCCTCTCGCCCGATCTGGACAGCCTGATCACCGGCGGGCAGGAGGGCCTTGCAACGGAGATCAGTCTGCCCGAGGTGATGGTTGCGACCGGCATGTCAGGTGCCCTTTCGCTTGCCACGATGAAGCTCACTTCGGACGTCACATGCCAGCCCACGGCGACCGATGACGACTTCGGAAACCAGGATGCGATCCCCATGCGCAATCAGGCGCACGTGCATCAGGTGGAGGTCGAGAGCCAAAGTACGACATTCACCGTAGGTCTGGCCCTGTCGACCATCACCGTGGACGGAGATCTCGACGGCTTGCCGACCTCGTGGGAGGCGGCGAACGGCCTCAACGACACCGACGCGACCGGCGACAATGGCGCGGCGGGGGATCCGGATAACGATGGTGTCCCGAATTTGGACGAGTGGCTGGTGGGACTCAATCCGCAGCTAGCCGATCTTTCGGCCTTCCCGAAGCTCGGCATCGGTAAGATCGCCGGCGGCTATCGCCTGAGCTTTCCGACGCTACCGGACCGGCGCTATCAGCTCCAGGTTTCCGAGACGCTCGCCGGCTGGTCGAATTCGGGCGCGCCCGTCAGCACCGCCGGAGCGGTGGGCCCCGGCACGCTGGAAATCGACGACTCCACCGCTTTGCCCAAGCGCTTCTACCGCATGGTGATTTCCCCCGTTCCCGCTCCTTGA